A region from the Eublepharis macularius isolate TG4126 chromosome 13, MPM_Emac_v1.0, whole genome shotgun sequence genome encodes:
- the RASL10A gene encoding ras-like protein family member 10A, which produces MVETLTVAVLGAPKVGKTAIIRQFLYHDFTERYSPTERRYTYRPSVIFNGHMYDMKVLDVPYITAFPANSSQEWSDLKSRGLRNTDAYVLVYDICNPESFEYVKMIRQQIQENRTSSTNEAPIIVVGNKRDQQRQRFTSRRALSMLVKKSWKCGYMECSAKYNWHIVLLFKELLCSALARGCKNNHSTIRLQGALHRNRCSLM; this is translated from the exons ATGGTGGAGACCCTGACTGTGGCCGTCTTGGGGGCTCCGAAAGTCGGCAAAACGGCCATCATCCGCCAGTTCCTCTACCACGACTTTACAGAGAGGTATAGCCCCACGGAACGCCGCTACACCTATAGGCCATCGGTCATTTTCAACGGGCACATGTATGACATGAAGGTCCTAGATGTTCCCTATATAACGGCCTTCCCTGCAAACAGTTCTCAG GAATGGTCAGACCTCAAGAGCCGGGGGTTGAGGAACACGGATGCCTATGTGCTGGTGTATGACATCTGCAATCCTGAAAGCTTCGAGTATGTGAAAATGATCCGTCAGCAGATACAGGAAAACAG GACAAGCAGCACCAATGAAGCACCCATCATCGTGGTGGGGAACAAGAGGGACCAACAGAGGCAGCGTTTCACATCACGACGGGCCCTTTCAATGCTTGTGAAAAAAAGCTGGAAATGTGGCTACATGGAGTGCTCGGCCAAGTACAACTGGCACATTGTGCTCCTCTTTAAGGAGCTGCTGTGCAGCGCTTTGGCCCGGGGCTGCAAGAACAATCACTCCACCATACGCCTGCAGGGGGCGCTGCATAGAAACAGGTGCAGCCTTATGTGA